From Lolium perenne isolate Kyuss_39 chromosome 5, Kyuss_2.0, whole genome shotgun sequence, a single genomic window includes:
- the LOC127299153 gene encoding scarecrow-like protein 34 → MGSSSYLPDSMDPPGVDYSLYLSDLIPGSPSAYLDLPPTPHHEQQQQKPFADDSPSSMPEDLVLPFISRMLMEEDIDEKFFYDYPDNAALQEAQQPFLHILSDPSSTSTSTSKNSNSRVASPCSPSDGSSALLPAAVDSYDRFHYEPVDLDPAAFFSAGANSHLMNSAFLKGMEEASKFLPTQDKLLIDHEAPSGNFFRGLEEGSKFLPSQEDNLVAEFNGRAAPPAMVSVKREESVDAALPNSLGGRGRKNPYREDELELAGGRSSKQTAMQGDDVTAREVFEKALRPSDDMCVEQLQNLRIAMQEAVAKNEASRVGKARGNGNARGRGGGSDMVDLRTLLIHCAQAVATDDRRSATELLKQITLHARADGDGTQRLAHCFAQGLQARLAGTGGMVHQSLMATRISAADMLKAYQLYMAAICFKKVPFLFSNVTICNAALGKKKIHIIDYGIQYGFQWPCLLRMMSGREGGPPEVRITGIDLPQPGFRPKERIEETGRRLSKYASEFNVPFKYQAIAVAKMESIRKEDLNIDPEETLIVNCLFQFKNLMDESVVIESPRDIVLSNIRKMRPHTFIHAIVNGSFSAPFFVTRFREVLFFYSALFDILDTTTPRNNEQRMLIEQNIFGRAALNVIACEGTDRVERPETYKQWQTRNQRAGLKQLPLNPQVIERVRDNVKNNYHKDFVIDVDHQWLLSGWKGRILYAISTWVAKDASS, encoded by the coding sequence atgggctCCTCCTCCTACCTTCCCGACTCCATGGATCCCCCCGGTGTCGACTATTCACTCTACCTCTCCGACCTCATCCCCGGCTCGCCCTCCGCCTACCTCGACCTGCCCCCGACCCCGCACcacgagcagcagcagcagaagcCCTTCGCCGACGACTCCCCCTCCTCCATGCCGGAGGACCTCGTGCTGCCCTTCATCTCCCGCATGCTCATGGAGGAGGACATCGACGAAAAGTTCTTCTACGACTACCCGGACAACGCCGCGCTCCAAGAGGCGCAGCAGCCCTTCCTCCACATCCTCTCCGacccctcctccacctccacctccacctccaagaACAGCAACAGCCGCGTCGCCTCCCCGTGCTCCCCATCCGACGGCTCCTCCGCCCTGCTGCCCGCCGCCGTTGACTCCTACGACCGCTTCCACTACGAGCCCGTCGACCTCGACCCCGCCGCCTTCTTCAGCGCCGGCGCCAACTCTCATCTCATGAACTCCGCCTTCCTCAAGGGCATGGAGGAGGCCAGCAAGTTCCTGCCCACCCAGGACAAGCTCCTCATCGACCACGAAGCCCCCTCTGGAAACTTCTTCAGGGGCCTCGAGGAGGGCAGCAAGTTCCTGCCCAGCCAGGAGGACAATCTCGTTGCTGAATTCAACGGCCGTGCGGCGCCTCCAGCGATGGTGAGTGTGAAAAGGGAGGAGTCTGTGGATGCTGCTTTGCCCAACTCTCTTGGCGGCCGAGGTCGCAAGAACCCGTACCGTGAAGACGAGCTGGAGCTGGCGGGTGGCAGGAGCAGCAAGCAGACCGCGATGCAGGGGGACGACGTCACTGCACGGGAGGTGTTTGAGAAGGCGCTGAGGCCCTCAGATGATATGTGCGTCGAGCAGCTGCAGAATCTGAGGATCGCCATGCAGGAGGCGGTGGCCAAGAATGAAGCCAGCCGTGTCGGGAAGGCCAGGGGCAATGGGAACGCCAGGGGCCGGGGTGGTGGTTCCGACATGGTGGACCTGCGAACGCTGCTCATTCATTGCGCACAGGCTGTTGccaccgacgaccgccggagcgctACAGAGCTGCTGAAGCAGATCACGCTGCACGCTCGCGCCGATGGCGATGGCACGCAGCGCCTCGCGCATTGCTTTGCACAGGGCCTGCAGGCGCGGCTGGCGGGCACTGGTGGCATGGTACACCAGTCGCTCATGGCAACACGCATCTCAGCTGCCGACATGCTCAAAGCTTACCAGTTGTACATGGCAGCCATCTGTTTCAAGAAGGTGCCCTTCCTGTTCTCAAATGTTACTATCTGTAATGCCGCCTTGGGAAAGAAGAAGATACATATCATCGATTACGGTATACAATACGGGTTCCAGTGGCCATGCTTACTGCGAATGATGTCAGGAAGGGAGGGAGGGCCGCCTGAGGTAAGGATCACTGGTATTGACCTCCCCCAGCCCGGGTTCCGGCCAAAAGAGCGCATTGAGGAGACAGGCCGTAGGCTCAGTAAGTATGCCAGTGAGTTCAATGTGCCGTTCAAGTACCAAGCAATCGCGGTGGCAAAGATGGAGTCGATCCGTAAAGAGGATCTCAACATTGATCCTGAAGAGACACTCATTGTGAACTGTTTGTTTCAGTTCAAGAACTTGATGGATGAGAGTGTTGTGATTGAGAGTCCAAGGGATATTGTGCTCAGTAACATCCGGAAGATGCGGCCCCACACATTCATCCATGCAATTGTGAATGGCTCATTCAGTGCACCATTCTTTGTAACACGGTTTCGGGAGGTTCTGTTCTTCTACTCAGCGCTGTTTGATATTCTGGACACAACTACCCCAAGGAATAACGAACAGAGGATGCTGATTGAGCAGAACATTTTTGGGCGTGCTGCCCTGAATGTCATTGCCTGCGAGGGTACAGATAGGGTGGAGCGTCCTGAGACGTATAAGCAATGGCAGACAAGGAACCAACGGGCAGGTTTGAAGCAGCTTCCATTGAATCCGCAGGTCATTGAGAGAGTGAGAGACAACGTCAAGAACAACTACCACAAGGACTTTGTGATTGATGTGGATCACCAATGGCTCTTGTCAGGATGGAAAGGGCGCATTCTGTATGCCATCTCGACATGGGTGGCAAAAGATGCTAGCTCTTAA
- the LOC127299155 gene encoding uncharacterized protein gives MKSSEMHQIARFVIYEDETLAWSIVPTYIDLCVLDLCLIRKAYMSFDHQSSIPITGGLVHALGDLILDKLDEAEISLKDLTGDMSGALVVVAISIMAVVAICLQQKDCHEVAISLEVAMDCSPRNREDRSLIKQMLDASRRFGWRYMPVFHF, from the exons ATGAAATCTTCTGAGATGCATCAGATTGCTCGGTTTGTAATCTACGAGGATGAAACCTTAGCTTGGAGTATTGTACCTACATATATTGATTTATGTGTGCTGGACCTGTGTCTGATTAGGAAAGCATATATGTCTTTTGATCACCAGAGCTCCATTCCAATAACTGGTGGTTTG GTTCACGCTCTTGGAGATTTGATACTAGATAAGCTGGATGAAGCTGAGATCTCTCTGAAG GATTTAACAGGAGATATGAGTGGTGCCCTAGTTGTTGTGGCTATCAGTATCATGGCCGTGGTTGCTATCTGTCTACAGCAAAAAGATTGTCATGAGGTTGCAATTTCGCTCGAGGTAGCAATG GATTGCTCCCCAAGAAACAGAGAAGACAGATCACTGATAAAGCAGATGCTTGATGCTTCTAGAAGATTTGGCTGGAGATATATGCCAGTGTTTCATTTTTGA